The following are encoded together in the Pedobacter sp. D749 genome:
- a CDS encoding NmrA family NAD(P)-binding protein codes for MKITLTGSTGNITKPLAEILVAKGHEVKVISSNADRAEEIKSLGAIPLIGNVSDTKFLTNAFTGADAIYTMVPPDFAAPKFREYIKGIGENYAAAIKESGIKKVVNLSSVGADLPDGTGPIAGLHDVENIFSELNGVDVKHLRAGYFYINFLANVDMVKHANILGSNFGADAKLVLVHPRNIAEVAAEVLESNFTGKTIQYVASDDESTPADVAKALGTAVGKPELPWIEFSDEDAFNGMVGAGLPEEIAKNYVEMGDAIRSKKLFVDYYKNRPVLGNIKLEDFARDFAAAYHS; via the coding sequence ATGAAAATAACATTAACAGGATCAACAGGAAATATTACAAAGCCGCTAGCCGAAATATTGGTAGCCAAAGGCCACGAAGTGAAAGTGATTAGCAGTAACGCTGACAGGGCAGAAGAAATTAAATCGCTTGGCGCTATACCCTTAATTGGTAATGTGAGCGATACTAAATTTTTAACAAATGCATTTACCGGGGCTGACGCCATTTATACGATGGTTCCACCAGATTTTGCAGCACCAAAATTTAGGGAATACATTAAAGGTATCGGCGAAAATTATGCTGCTGCCATAAAAGAATCGGGAATTAAAAAAGTAGTGAATTTAAGTAGCGTAGGTGCAGATCTGCCGGATGGAACTGGCCCTATTGCCGGATTGCATGATGTAGAAAATATTTTTTCCGAATTAAATGGGGTAGATGTAAAACATTTGCGTGCCGGTTATTTCTATATCAATTTTTTAGCCAACGTCGATATGGTTAAACATGCCAACATACTGGGATCTAATTTCGGTGCTGATGCCAAACTTGTTTTGGTGCATCCCCGCAACATTGCTGAAGTAGCTGCTGAAGTATTGGAAAGCAATTTTACAGGCAAAACCATACAATACGTAGCCAGTGATGATGAAAGTACGCCGGCTGATGTTGCAAAAGCGTTGGGCACTGCCGTGGGTAAGCCAGAATTGCCATGGATTGAATTTAGCGATGAAGACGCATTTAACGGAATGGTAGGCGCAGGTTTGCCTGAAGAAATAGCCAAAAACTATGTAGAAATGGGCGATGCGATTAGAAGCAAGAAACTTTTTGTAGATTATTATAAAAACAGGCCTGTTTTAGGTAACATTAAACTTGAAGATTTTGCCAGAGATTTTGCTGCAGCATATCATAGCTAA
- a CDS encoding helix-turn-helix domain-containing protein — translation MTAVKESSTRNFNKGVALTSCPVTFVMEKIGGYWKPIIIFHLMSGPKRYSELKRAIPEITEKMLIQHLKQLQNDDLVHRDAQAVIPPVVTYSLTKSGQDLFQVLDSMVDWAVKNGSV, via the coding sequence ATGACAGCTGTTAAAGAAAGTTCGACCCGTAATTTTAATAAAGGCGTAGCGCTAACCAGCTGCCCTGTTACTTTTGTAATGGAAAAAATTGGTGGTTATTGGAAACCCATCATTATTTTTCATTTAATGAGTGGACCAAAACGTTACAGCGAGTTAAAACGTGCTATACCAGAGATTACAGAGAAAATGCTGATACAACACTTAAAGCAGTTGCAAAATGATGACCTTGTTCATCGGGATGCACAAGCCGTTATTCCGCCCGTAGTTACCTATAGCCTTACAAAATCAGGACAGGATCTGTTTCAGGTATTAGATTCGATGGTAGATTGGGCCGTTAAAAATGGCTCTGTTTAA
- a CDS encoding PH domain-containing protein produces the protein MDNDFSKPQRESAFGIIIMGAHTMLKIGKASFFLFVIAFVKMPGTSFAYLISGISAIIVFSFIFAYLWYLKFTFFLDKEKQEFVVNKGIFNRDQVIIQLDKIQQVNINQNILQKIIGVYGLKIDTAGAHGEEVSIKAIDETAAYNLQAHLLNRKAVDGLQPEAIHKNDLTEETPFLRISGFTLFKVGLTSNYGQSLALLAAFFYTVIYEGRQLLDAFKINRDEIQNTVTGMLTIVTVFILIACLLIVLLIINLVRTFYKYFELQISQHKDALLLSSGLIAKKNTLISPNKVQITKYSQNYFQKKMNMLNMSLRQAHFGQSKKGHEMQGNTLEIPGCNPIERDELLKMILAKAPLKGKTFVPDWRFLNLPIFFKLILPVAIFLILAFNIPEVKPFIGIAIAYFVAGALMIYISYRRHRISVSEDFIIKTSGIWDISNEIVVPNKIQAITTFQYPWHKGVDVGHLTLHTAAGQIHFKYGNYTEIKQLVNYWLYQVEHKNENWM, from the coding sequence ATGGACAACGATTTTAGCAAACCACAACGCGAATCGGCCTTTGGTATTATTATAATGGGAGCGCATACCATGCTCAAGATTGGCAAGGCGAGTTTTTTCTTATTCGTTATTGCTTTCGTAAAGATGCCGGGCACTTCTTTTGCCTATCTGATATCAGGCATTTCTGCGATAATTGTATTCAGTTTTATATTTGCTTATTTATGGTATTTAAAATTCACGTTCTTCCTGGATAAAGAAAAGCAGGAATTTGTGGTGAATAAAGGCATCTTCAATCGCGATCAGGTCATTATTCAGCTTGATAAAATACAGCAGGTTAACATTAACCAGAATATTCTACAGAAAATTATTGGTGTTTATGGTTTAAAAATCGACACTGCGGGTGCGCATGGAGAAGAAGTAAGTATAAAAGCCATAGATGAAACTGCTGCTTACAACCTTCAGGCGCATCTACTGAACAGAAAGGCTGTGGATGGACTGCAACCGGAAGCGATACATAAAAATGATCTGACTGAAGAAACACCATTTTTAAGGATTAGTGGCTTTACCCTATTTAAAGTTGGTTTAACTTCTAATTACGGACAAAGTTTAGCTTTACTTGCCGCTTTTTTTTACACGGTTATTTATGAAGGCCGGCAATTGCTGGATGCCTTTAAGATCAACAGAGATGAAATTCAGAATACAGTAACTGGAATGCTGACCATTGTTACGGTTTTCATCTTAATTGCATGCCTTTTAATTGTATTGCTGATTATCAATCTGGTTAGAACCTTCTACAAATATTTCGAACTCCAGATCAGTCAGCATAAAGATGCCCTGCTGCTCTCTTCGGGATTAATTGCGAAGAAAAATACTTTGATCAGTCCAAATAAAGTACAGATTACCAAATACAGCCAGAATTACTTCCAGAAAAAGATGAATATGCTGAATATGAGTTTAAGGCAGGCTCATTTTGGTCAAAGTAAAAAAGGACATGAAATGCAGGGAAATACCTTGGAAATACCAGGCTGTAACCCTATTGAGCGTGATGAACTGTTAAAAATGATATTGGCTAAGGCACCACTAAAGGGAAAAACCTTTGTTCCAGACTGGCGTTTTTTAAACCTGCCAATTTTCTTCAAACTGATTTTACCCGTTGCAATCTTTTTGATCCTGGCTTTTAATATCCCGGAGGTGAAACCTTTTATTGGTATCGCAATTGCATACTTCGTTGCAGGTGCGCTCATGATCTATATCAGCTACCGCCGGCACCGGATTTCAGTAAGTGAGGATTTCATCATTAAAACCAGCGGAATTTGGGATATTTCAAATGAAATTGTAGTGCCAAATAAGATTCAGGCGATTACTACTTTTCAATACCCCTGGCACAAAGGAGTGGATGTTGGCCACCTCACTTTACATACCGCTGCAGGTCAGATTCACTTCAAATATGGCAATTATACCGAAATTAAGCAGCTTGTAAATTATTGGTTATACCAGGTAGAGCATAAAAATGAGAATTGGATGTAG
- a CDS encoding ATP-dependent helicase, producing the protein MDYLAGLNPQQRAAVENTKGPVMIVAGAGSGKTRVITFRVAHLIQTGTDPFNILVLTFTNKASKDMRERISKVVGAEAKNIWMGTFHSVFAKILRVEAEKIGYPSNFTIYDTDDSKSVIRAILKEMQLDDKLYAANFVFNRISSAKNNLISWGEYQANDQIQAEDIQNKRPLIGQIYETYAKRCFRAGAMDFDDLLFKTNILLKEHPDVLNKYQQKFRYLMVDEYQDTNFSQYTIVKKLAAAYQNICVVGDDAQSIYAFRGANIQNILNFERDYPDLKVYKLEQNYRSTQNIVDAASSIIANNKNQLEKNVFSENAEGDRIKVSRAFTDNEEGKLVAEAIIQERSTKGYQHNDFAILYRTNAQSRAMEEGLRKLNIPYRIYGGQSFYQRKEIKDLIAYFRLTFNPKDEEAIKRVINYPKRGIGDTSIDKIIVAADQHGKTMWDVISNAHEYVDGRLANQLNDFSMMVQSFQAEAKKLDAYDTALFIAQHAGILKELYTDDSVEGRARYENIQELLNGIKEFAEREDIEEKGLDIFMQDVALLTNDDKDGDKNKDTVSLMTIHSAKGLEFKNVFIVGLEENLFPSQMSLTNRTDLEEERRLFYVAITRAEIKLTITYATSRYRWGTLTNCEPSRFINEISPKFLELDVKPAKSTSFDGNFDDDRKSWTSQPRDFISKPKPAAGATTSAPPVRPKTTSLLAKAHVPTPGFTPSQPHEFQGGMEVEHEKFGFGKIISLEGTLPDVKATVFFQGLGNKQLLLKFAKLMIVK; encoded by the coding sequence TTGGATTATTTAGCAGGATTAAACCCACAACAAAGAGCAGCAGTAGAGAACACTAAAGGACCGGTAATGATTGTTGCAGGTGCAGGTTCGGGCAAAACCAGGGTAATTACCTTTCGTGTAGCCCACCTTATTCAAACCGGTACTGATCCATTTAACATTCTGGTTTTAACCTTTACCAACAAGGCGAGTAAAGATATGCGCGAGCGTATTAGTAAAGTGGTTGGTGCAGAGGCAAAGAACATCTGGATGGGTACTTTTCACTCTGTTTTTGCGAAAATTCTACGGGTAGAGGCCGAGAAAATCGGTTATCCGAGCAACTTTACCATTTACGATACGGATGATAGTAAAAGTGTAATCCGCGCTATTTTGAAAGAAATGCAGCTGGATGATAAATTATATGCAGCGAATTTCGTTTTTAATAGAATTTCATCAGCTAAAAATAATTTAATTTCATGGGGCGAATACCAGGCTAACGATCAGATACAGGCCGAAGATATTCAGAATAAACGCCCATTAATTGGCCAGATTTACGAAACTTATGCTAAACGTTGTTTCAGAGCAGGCGCAATGGATTTTGATGATTTGTTGTTCAAAACCAATATTTTATTAAAAGAACACCCGGATGTTTTAAATAAATACCAGCAGAAATTCAGATACCTGATGGTGGATGAGTACCAGGATACAAACTTTTCGCAGTATACCATTGTGAAAAAATTGGCCGCTGCTTATCAAAACATTTGTGTAGTGGGTGATGATGCACAGAGTATTTATGCGTTCCGTGGAGCAAACATCCAGAATATTTTAAATTTTGAACGCGATTACCCTGATTTAAAGGTTTATAAATTAGAACAGAATTACCGTTCTACCCAAAATATTGTTGATGCTGCAAGCAGTATTATTGCCAACAACAAAAACCAGCTCGAAAAGAATGTATTTTCTGAAAATGCAGAAGGAGATAGAATTAAAGTTTCGCGTGCGTTTACCGATAACGAAGAAGGTAAATTAGTTGCCGAAGCCATTATCCAGGAACGCAGTACAAAAGGATACCAGCACAACGATTTTGCTATCCTATACCGTACAAATGCGCAAAGCAGGGCGATGGAGGAAGGTTTACGTAAACTGAATATTCCTTACCGGATCTATGGCGGTCAGTCTTTTTACCAACGCAAAGAGATTAAAGATTTAATTGCTTATTTCCGTTTAACTTTTAATCCGAAGGATGAAGAGGCTATAAAACGTGTAATCAATTACCCTAAACGTGGTATTGGCGACACTTCTATTGATAAAATTATTGTTGCGGCAGATCAGCATGGAAAAACCATGTGGGATGTAATTTCTAATGCACACGAATATGTAGACGGGCGTTTAGCCAATCAACTGAACGATTTTTCCATGATGGTGCAAAGCTTCCAGGCAGAAGCGAAAAAGCTGGATGCTTATGATACCGCTTTGTTTATTGCTCAACATGCAGGTATTTTAAAAGAATTATACACTGATGATAGTGTGGAAGGACGTGCGAGATACGAAAACATTCAGGAATTATTAAATGGTATTAAGGAATTTGCAGAACGAGAAGACATTGAAGAAAAAGGCCTTGATATTTTTATGCAGGATGTTGCCCTTTTAACCAATGATGATAAAGATGGTGATAAAAATAAGGATACCGTTTCTTTAATGACGATCCACTCAGCCAAAGGATTGGAGTTTAAAAACGTGTTTATTGTTGGATTGGAAGAAAATCTGTTTCCATCACAAATGTCGTTAACCAACCGCACTGATTTAGAGGAAGAGCGCCGTTTATTTTATGTAGCCATTACCCGTGCCGAGATAAAACTAACCATAACCTATGCTACGTCACGTTACCGTTGGGGTACATTAACCAACTGCGAACCAAGTCGTTTCATTAACGAAATTAGTCCGAAGTTTTTAGAGTTGGATGTTAAACCAGCCAAATCAACCAGTTTTGATGGCAATTTTGATGATGACCGCAAATCATGGACTTCACAACCCCGCGATTTCATTAGCAAACCTAAACCAGCGGCTGGTGCAACTACTTCTGCACCACCTGTCCGCCCGAAAACAACATCGCTATTGGCAAAGGCACACGTGCCAACACCTGGTTTTACACCTTCACAACCACACGAGTTTCAAGGCGGTATGGAAGTGGAGCACGAAAAATTCGGTTTCGGAAAAATTATCAGCTTAGAAGGAACCTTACCAGATGTTAAGGCAACAGTGTTTTTCCAGGGCTTAGGCAATAAACAGTTGCTGCTTAAATTTGCAAAACTGATGATTGTGAAGTAA
- a CDS encoding SGNH/GDSL hydrolase family protein — protein sequence MKFSAKVFLSLLLLFVVRISSFAQGTPPPNRVSCPEAAQYYSKDSINIVTFGASTVEGVNGVGFQTMLQSNFTNCYTNKTVDITNHGIGGQTTFQGLLRIDKAIANRTGFIVIDMGINDALAIAAGKGNVAETVANMRVLITASLKQKLIPILCTLQFVDDRNNKSYIAVNTNIRNLNAAYRKLATEYKIYMADVNAAMRRDFSLYQDAFHPNARGYRLVSYVIFDAINKAIFEKLLKFTVTQNYPNPAAMQTFIDVVLPETDKINVQIYDLMGRLVKTVVNEYLNVGKHTLEINTSTFVPGIYFFKISSDSGQYNSAKKFIVAR from the coding sequence ATGAAGTTTAGCGCAAAAGTATTTCTATCTCTGCTGCTGCTTTTCGTTGTCCGCATTTCTTCTTTCGCTCAGGGAACACCTCCCCCAAATCGCGTTAGTTGCCCGGAAGCAGCCCAATATTATTCGAAAGACAGTATAAATATTGTAACTTTTGGAGCCAGCACAGTAGAAGGTGTTAATGGTGTTGGTTTTCAAACCATGCTCCAGAGCAATTTTACAAACTGTTATACAAATAAGACAGTGGATATTACCAATCATGGTATTGGTGGTCAGACTACTTTTCAAGGGTTACTTCGGATTGACAAAGCAATAGCCAATAGAACAGGTTTTATCGTGATTGATATGGGGATTAATGATGCTCTTGCCATAGCTGCTGGCAAGGGAAATGTGGCCGAAACCGTTGCCAATATGCGGGTTTTAATTACGGCGAGTCTTAAACAGAAATTAATCCCGATTTTGTGTACGCTTCAGTTTGTTGATGACAGAAACAATAAAAGTTATATTGCTGTAAATACCAACATCAGGAACCTGAATGCAGCATACAGAAAATTAGCAACAGAGTATAAAATATACATGGCTGATGTTAACGCGGCCATGAGACGCGATTTTTCACTTTACCAGGATGCATTCCATCCAAATGCACGCGGTTACAGGTTAGTGAGCTATGTTATTTTTGACGCTATCAATAAAGCAATTTTCGAAAAACTCCTGAAGTTTACCGTTACTCAAAATTACCCGAATCCTGCTGCCATGCAAACATTTATTGATGTTGTTTTGCCAGAAACAGATAAGATTAATGTGCAGATTTACGATTTAATGGGCCGGTTGGTTAAAACAGTAGTGAACGAATACCTTAATGTAGGAAAACACACTTTAGAAATAAACACCTCTACTTTTGTTCCTGGCATTTATTTCTTCAAAATTTCTTCCGATTCCGGTCAATATAATTCTGCAAAAAAGTTTATTGTAGCGAGGTAA
- a CDS encoding DUF493 family protein, with protein sequence MEEKKINKNIELTDIPDGTNTDIYANLKEKLESVEKFPGVYNFKFIITGGLDKIQDLRAILPNDEFIEQPSKTGKYVSITVKKTMQNADEVIAVYKQAANIKGIMIL encoded by the coding sequence ATGGAAGAGAAAAAAATAAATAAAAATATTGAGCTTACTGATATCCCAGATGGAACAAATACAGATATTTATGCCAATTTAAAAGAGAAACTGGAAAGCGTTGAAAAGTTTCCGGGTGTTTACAATTTTAAATTTATCATTACTGGCGGTTTAGATAAAATACAGGATTTACGTGCCATTTTACCCAATGATGAGTTTATTGAGCAACCCTCAAAAACCGGTAAATATGTTTCGATTACGGTAAAAAAGACCATGCAGAATGCTGATGAGGTAATTGCTGTTTATAAGCAAGCCGCAAACATCAAGGGGATTATGATACTGTAG
- a CDS encoding DUF2281 domain-containing protein, with translation MLATVKGYYEKGKITLKEKAPVQTKTEVIVTFLTEDKPFLAKRIPGAFKGKISIPEDFNEPLDDFKEYM, from the coding sequence ATGTTAGCTACAGTTAAAGGATATTATGAAAAAGGAAAAATAACGCTGAAAGAAAAAGCGCCTGTACAGACCAAAACGGAAGTTATAGTTACTTTTTTAACAGAAGATAAGCCATTTCTTGCTAAAAGGATTCCTGGTGCGTTTAAAGGTAAAATATCAATCCCTGAAGATTTTAACGAACCTTTAGATGATTTTAAGGAATACATGTAA
- a CDS encoding PH domain-containing protein, with protein sequence MSSDTSFTNETVDLDHLPKYEEISLKQPHSSYWKIICINLVIFFVLLGIGAGSLLLFVDEIRPNAVWIVPLYFILAVIFFLLFRLSFKKRGYAVRTHDVIYKSGIIAESTTIVPLNRIQHIELNEGIFSRIFKLGSLQLFTAGGQSGHINISGIAIEEAKNIRDLLLKKLDLLENPTTETEA encoded by the coding sequence ATGTCCTCCGATACATCTTTCACAAACGAAACGGTTGATCTTGATCATCTTCCGAAGTATGAAGAAATTTCACTAAAACAACCTCATTCCAGTTATTGGAAAATTATCTGTATCAACCTGGTGATTTTTTTTGTGCTACTGGGAATTGGTGCTGGTTCGCTCTTATTGTTTGTTGATGAAATAAGACCAAATGCAGTTTGGATTGTTCCTCTTTATTTCATCCTCGCCGTTATTTTTTTTCTGCTTTTCCGTTTAAGTTTTAAAAAACGTGGTTACGCAGTGCGTACGCACGATGTAATTTATAAGAGTGGAATTATTGCAGAATCTACCACGATTGTTCCTTTAAACAGGATTCAGCATATTGAATTAAACGAAGGTATTTTTTCGCGGATATTTAAATTAGGATCCCTGCAGTTATTTACTGCAGGCGGCCAAAGCGGACATATCAACATTTCGGGTATAGCAATTGAGGAGGCAAAAAACATCAGAGACTTACTTTTGAAAAAATTAGACCTGCTCGAAAACCCAACGACTGAAACAGAAGCATAA
- the smc gene encoding chromosome segregation protein SMC gives MQLTRLEIKGFKSFGDKVTINFNEGVTAIVGPNGCGKSNVIDAMRWVLGEQSTKALRSEKMENIIFNGTKNRKQAQLAEVSLSFDNTKNILPTAYSQVTVTRKLYRNGDSEYRLNDVQCRLKDITDLFLDTGIGSDSYSIIELKMVDEIITNKEHSRRSLFEEASGISKYKLRKKQTFSKLKDTEADLERVEDLLFEIEKNLKTLENQARKAERYYKLKEQYRELSIQLATHRIAFFRTDLNALETQEQSQQVNRAELSTKIDTGEAELQKLKLGSINQEKNLSVQQKATNEFVSKIRAYESEKKVKNEQMRFLQEKETRLSGELEKDKNQVNHIKYNIKRLNEEVLTETEVFNRLESDLKQLKSTLDTLREQQQTEKNRTDNLIKSVNDLQNQVYQSQKEIDILNIQKDALVQETNRNVDDTETKTLELKAFDHALAELDIQVREKQANIKNLTEAEELLKEKLAASEINLSSNKEKLTAENRKKDAKQNEYNLTKSLVDSLEGFPESIRFLKKNNAFAKSALLLSDILFCNEDYRIAIENYLEPVMNHYVVDQYADAVQAINLLTDASRGRANFFILENVPDKNPVISAHEGLISALSVIEVDKKYQALCNLLLQNVYIAIAEQENLFKATPTESLTILAKNGKYAQTRFTLAGGSVGLFEGKRIGRAKNLENLAKEIKASESLINQYNAGIKAETDNIFNLKEASKINQINALQQEMNRLNNEHISVQTRRDQYQEFITTSENRKTDIAQKIVSIEKALSEKLPALVQLQKDQQEAHRNLQEQQLNYQEIADQVNESAGKYNQDNIRFHQQQNKLSGLEKDLDYRFVQEEALNKRIAQNDKELQETLIQITATLQHTDLNDDTLLEMYQQREEMEKGLAEAEQAYFSSKGSINEVENDLTNIRKNREETDFLLTEIKDKKNALKIDLNALKERLAVEFNIDINDLLETETEIEVLESEFELRQKVEKMKRQLDEFGAINSMAMEAFKEMEERYTFIQNQKKDLNAAKADLLQTIKEIDDTAKDKFMQAFTQAREHFIVVFRSLFNEEDSCDLILSDINNPLEADIDIIARPKGKRPLSINQLSGGEKTLTATALLFSLYLLKPAPFCIFDEVDAPLDDTNIDKFNNIIRKFSDQSQFIIVSHNKRTIASTDIIYGVTMVEQGVSRVVAVDLREVAA, from the coding sequence ATGCAACTTACCAGGTTAGAAATTAAAGGTTTTAAGAGCTTTGGCGATAAAGTGACCATCAATTTTAATGAGGGTGTTACCGCTATCGTTGGCCCGAATGGTTGCGGAAAATCTAATGTAATTGATGCCATGCGCTGGGTTTTGGGCGAACAGAGCACTAAAGCCTTGCGATCGGAAAAGATGGAGAACATCATTTTCAACGGAACAAAAAACCGTAAACAGGCACAGCTCGCTGAGGTTTCCTTAAGTTTTGATAATACAAAAAATATCCTTCCTACCGCTTATTCACAGGTTACCGTAACCCGTAAACTCTACAGAAATGGCGACAGTGAATACCGCCTGAACGATGTTCAATGCAGGTTAAAAGATATTACCGACCTTTTTCTGGATACCGGAATCGGCTCTGATAGTTATTCCATTATCGAGCTGAAAATGGTTGATGAAATTATCACCAATAAAGAGCATAGTCGTCGTTCCTTATTTGAAGAAGCATCAGGAATCTCGAAATACAAATTACGCAAAAAGCAGACTTTCAGCAAATTAAAAGACACAGAAGCCGATTTAGAGCGCGTTGAAGATTTACTTTTCGAGATCGAAAAAAACCTTAAAACCTTAGAAAATCAGGCGCGCAAAGCTGAGCGTTATTATAAGTTAAAAGAGCAATACCGCGAACTGAGTATTCAGTTGGCTACACATCGTATTGCCTTCTTCCGTACCGACTTGAATGCTTTAGAAACACAGGAGCAAAGTCAGCAGGTGAACCGTGCAGAACTCAGTACCAAAATAGACACCGGTGAAGCCGAACTGCAAAAACTTAAACTAGGCAGTATTAATCAGGAAAAGAACCTTTCTGTACAACAAAAGGCTACAAACGAGTTTGTTTCTAAAATCCGCGCTTACGAAAGTGAGAAAAAAGTAAAGAACGAGCAGATGCGCTTTTTACAGGAAAAAGAAACACGCTTATCTGGCGAGCTGGAAAAAGATAAAAACCAGGTTAACCACATTAAATACAACATTAAACGTTTAAATGAAGAAGTTTTAACAGAAACCGAGGTTTTTAACCGACTGGAATCTGATTTAAAGCAGCTAAAATCTACGCTTGATACTTTACGCGAGCAACAACAGACCGAGAAAAACAGGACTGACAACCTGATCAAATCTGTTAACGACCTGCAAAACCAGGTATACCAGTCGCAAAAAGAAATTGATATCCTGAATATTCAGAAAGATGCCCTGGTACAGGAAACCAACCGGAATGTTGATGATACCGAAACCAAAACCTTAGAATTAAAGGCTTTCGATCATGCATTAGCCGAACTTGATATCCAGGTAAGGGAAAAGCAGGCCAATATTAAAAACCTGACAGAAGCCGAAGAACTTTTAAAAGAAAAACTGGCTGCTTCCGAAATCAACCTGAGTTCGAACAAGGAAAAACTTACGGCCGAAAACCGTAAAAAAGATGCCAAACAGAACGAATATAACCTGACCAAATCGCTGGTTGACAGTTTAGAGGGTTTCCCGGAATCGATCCGTTTCTTAAAGAAAAACAATGCTTTTGCCAAAAGTGCCCTGCTCCTTTCTGATATTTTATTCTGTAATGAAGATTACCGTATCGCGATAGAAAATTACCTCGAACCGGTAATGAACCACTATGTTGTTGATCAGTATGCAGATGCCGTGCAGGCCATTAATCTTTTAACCGATGCCAGCCGTGGAAGGGCGAATTTCTTTATTTTAGAAAATGTTCCCGATAAAAACCCGGTTATTAGCGCTCATGAAGGCCTCATTTCCGCTTTATCGGTAATCGAAGTCGACAAAAAATACCAGGCACTCTGCAACCTGCTTTTACAAAATGTATATATCGCAATAGCCGAGCAGGAAAATTTATTTAAAGCCACACCAACCGAGAGTTTAACCATTTTGGCCAAAAATGGAAAATATGCTCAAACGAGATTCACTTTGGCAGGTGGATCTGTAGGACTGTTTGAAGGTAAAAGGATTGGTCGTGCGAAGAATTTAGAAAATCTAGCCAAAGAAATTAAAGCTTCAGAATCACTGATTAATCAGTATAATGCAGGTATAAAAGCCGAAACAGACAATATATTTAACCTGAAAGAGGCTTCAAAAATTAATCAGATTAACGCTTTACAACAGGAAATGAACCGTTTAAACAACGAACACATTTCTGTGCAGACCCGCCGCGATCAATATCAGGAGTTTATCACCACCAGCGAAAACCGCAAAACGGATATCGCGCAAAAGATCGTATCTATAGAAAAAGCCTTGTCGGAGAAGTTACCCGCATTGGTTCAACTGCAAAAAGACCAGCAAGAAGCACATCGTAATTTACAAGAACAACAACTTAATTATCAAGAAATTGCCGATCAGGTAAATGAAAGTGCGGGTAAGTACAACCAGGATAATATCCGTTTCCACCAACAACAAAATAAGTTATCGGGTTTAGAAAAAGATTTAGATTACCGTTTTGTACAGGAAGAAGCTTTAAATAAGCGCATTGCCCAAAACGACAAAGAATTACAGGAAACCCTAATCCAAATTACGGCAACGTTACAGCATACCGATCTGAACGATGATACGCTTCTGGAGATGTATCAACAACGGGAAGAGATGGAAAAAGGCCTTGCTGAAGCCGAGCAGGCATATTTTTCAAGCAAAGGAAGCATTAACGAGGTAGAAAACGACCTGACGAACATCCGCAAAAACCGCGAAGAAACTGATTTCTTATTAACTGAAATCAAGGATAAGAAGAATGCGTTAAAAATAGATCTGAATGCATTAAAAGAACGTTTAGCTGTCGAATTCAATATCGACATTAACGACCTTTTAGAAACCGAGACTGAAATTGAAGTGCTGGAAAGCGAATTCGAACTGCGCCAGAAAGTAGAAAAAATGAAGCGTCAGTTGGATGAGTTTGGGGCCATCAACTCCATGGCCATGGAAGCTTTTAAAGAAATGGAAGAGCGTTACACCTTTATCCAGAATCAGAAAAAAGACCTCAACGCCGCCAAAGCCGATCTTTTACAAACCATAAAAGAAATCGATGATACGGCTAAAGATAAATTTATGCAGGCTTTTACTCAGGCGCGCGAACATTTTATCGTAGTTTTCCGCTCTTTATTTAACGAAGAAGATAGCTGCGACCTGATTTTATCAGATATCAACAATCCTTTAGAGGCCGATATTGATATTATTGCCCGTCCGAAAGGAAAAAGACCTTTATCGATCAATCAACTATCAGGTGGAGAAAAAACATTAACGGCTACTGCCCTATTATTTTCACTTTACCTGTTAAAACCTGCGCCTTTCTGTATTTTCGACGAGGTTGATGCGCCATTGGATGATACCAACATCGATAAATTCAATAATATTATCCGCAAATTCTCCGATCAATCTCAGTTTATCATCGTATCACATAACAAACGCACCATTGCCAGCACTGATATCATTTATGGGGTAACTATGGTAGAGCAGGGCGTTTCGAGGGTGGTTGCCGTAGATTTAAGAGAAGTGGCGGCCTAG